Within Deferrivibrio essentukiensis, the genomic segment AAAACGAAGTTAACTTCAGGATAAACCTCTAACATAATACTCTCTTTTTTACCCACGAAATTGTAGATATATTCCGTGATAAACGGCATAAATGGATGAAGAATTATTAAAGATTTTTCCAAAACATACCTGGCAACCGCCACAGCAGCCTCTTTGTTGTTATCGTTAAAGATTCTGTCTTTTATAAACTCGATATACCAGTCACAAAATTTATTCCAAAAGAAATGATAAACGCTTCCGGCAGCTTCGTTAAAATCATAAGATTTAATAAATTTTTCAACATTTTCAGAAGTGTTGCGCAATTCTTGTAATATCCATTTGTCTTCATCTTCAAGATTGTAATCGCTGATATCTTTGTACTCTTTTTCTTCGGAATTTATCAAAATAAATCTTGATGCATTCCATATTTTATTAATAAATGTGTAATAACCTTCTATTCTATCTTCAGATAATTTTATATCTCTCCCCTGTGCGGCAAATGCAGCCAAAGTAAACCTAAAGGCATCTGCACCATATTTATCAATGATAATCAGAGGATCTATAACATTCCCTTTTGACTTGCTCATCTTTTGACCAAATTGGTCTCTGACAAGGGCATGAATATAAACATCTTCAAATGGAATATCATCCATAAACTTCAAGCCCATCATTATCATCCTCGCCACCCAGAAAAACAGAATATCAAAACCTGTGACAAGGCAAGATGTAGGGTAAAATTTTTCCAAAGTTTTAGTTTTTTCAGGCCAGCCCATAGTAGAAAATGGCCAAAGAGCAGATGAAAACCATGTGTCGAGGACATCGGTCTCTTGAGTTAGCGACCTTGAGTGGCATTTTTCACACTTAGTCGCATCTTCAAAAGAAACGGTAATATGTTCGCAATCATTACAATACCAAGCAGGAATCCTATGCCCCCACCATATCTGTCTTGAAATACACCAATCTCTGATATTGTACATCCATTCAAAGTATGTTTTCTCCCAATTTTCAGGTAATATTTTAATCCTTTTCTCTTTTACGGCTTCAATAGCCTTCTCTGCCAAAGGTTTTATCTTTACAAACCATTGCATAGATATTCTTGGCTCAACTACCGATTTACATCTGTAACAGCTCCCAACACTGTGCTTTAAAGGCTCTTGTTTTTCAAAAAGTCCGAGCTTAGTCAATTCTTCAACAATTTTCTTTCTCGCTTCAAACCTATCGAATCCGTTGAACTTACCACCATTTTCATTTATTTTCCCCGAATCGGTAAGCACATTTATCTCTTTAAGGTTGTGTTTCTTACCCAGCTCAAAGTCATTCGGGTCGTGAGCGGGGGTAACCTTAAGAGCACCCGTCCCAAAATCCATTTGCACATACTCATCGGCAATTATTGGAATTTCTCTGTTTAAAATCGGCAATATTACTGTCTTGCCCACAAGATGTTTATACCTTTCATCATCAGGGTGAACAGCAACTGCAGTATCACCAAGCATAGTTTCAGGTCTGGTGGTAGCAATGCATATCTTTTCTTCAGAACCTTTCACAGGGTAAAGTATATGATAAAGAAAACTATCCTTTTCTTCATGCTCCACTTCCAAATCACTTAACGCAGTATGACACCTCGGACACCAATTTACTATATAATTAGACCTGTAGATAAGTCCTTCCTGATAAAGCTGAACAAAGACTTTTCTTACTGCCTTTGACAACCCCTCATCCATGGTAAACCTTTCTCTATCCCAATCACAACTTGCCCCAAGCCTTTTTAACTGATTTATTATCTGGCCGCCTGATTCTTCTCTCCACTGCCATACCCTTTCAATAAACTTTTCTCTTCCAAGGTCATGTCTGCTTAAGCCCTCTTTTGCCAACATCTTTTCAACCACATTCTGAGTAGCAATACCTGCATGGTCAGTCCCCGGCAACCAAAGCACCTCAAAACCTTTTAATCTGTGAAATCTTGCAAGTATATCCTGCAATGTATTGTTTAAGGCATGCCCCATATGAAGAGAGCCTGTAACATTTGGCGGTGGTATTACTATTGAATATTTTGGTTTTTTGGAATTCTCGTCTGCGTGAAAATATTTTTTTTCAAGCCAGTTTGAGTAAATATCCTTTTCAAACTCCTTGGTATCGATTCTGGTAGGTATCTCCTTGTTACAATTGCACATTTACTTACTCCTTTATGAAATTGTATTTTTACTTATATTTTCCAAGTTTAACGTATTTGACAGCAAATTATTAATTTCTGCCATTTTAAATTCAAGTACCTGTAATCGATATTGAAGCATCAAATATGTTTCGTCATCCACATCTTCACTAAGCTTTTCAATGGTATGCTCAAGTTCAGCTACAAATAGATTTATGTCTTCAAGACTTTCCTTTAAAACCAAAGTTTTAAATTCATCACTGTTATCCATTCTCACTTATATTAACTCCAAAACCCTTCATCATCATTAATTTCATCTATATCTACGTCCTTCAAAAGTACTTTGTCAAACATTTCAGAGCACTCTTTGCACTCGTAGTGCATAATATACCAAACATCATTATCCACTATAAGTTCAGTAGGCTCAAGCTCTTCAAGACTTTGTTTCCCACAGTACGGGCAAAAAATAGGTTCCATCTCTACCTCATTTAATATATTACGTTAAAAATTCTTGCATTTTTATCTTTTTCTATTTTAATTTCAACTATATCGTCAAAATACTCTCTCAAATCCAATTTATCAGCCCACTCTATAACCGCAATAGCATCATCTTCAATGTATTCAAAAAAACCTGTCTGCTCTAACTCTTCTATGCTTTCAATACGATACAAATCAAAGTGCAAAAGCCTTTTTCCTTTTTTTGATTCGTAAGTATTTAGTATTGTAAATGTCGGGCTTGATGACCCATCAGCACATCCAAAATATTCAGCCAAATATTTCGTAAAAGTAGTCTTGCCTGCCCCCATCTCCCCATTTAAAAAGATTGTACCCCTTTTTTCTGAAACCAAAAGGTTATAAACCCATTTTGCAATCTCTTTCGTATCTTCAAGGCTTAAAGATTTTTTACAATAATTCATTCATTGCCACCCACAGATTGTCGCATAAATCAGAAGCTTTAGGAAACATACAGTTATATTTGGTCTCGATATATTTTCCTGTTTTACCATGTATATAAACACCTATTTTACAAGCATCTTCTACACTGTAACCTTGGGAAATAAAAGAAGCTATTAACCCTGTCAACACATCACCACTTCCCCCTTTGGCAAGAGCTGCACTCCCTTCATTAAATATATA encodes:
- a CDS encoding valine--tRNA ligase, translated to MCNCNKEIPTRIDTKEFEKDIYSNWLEKKYFHADENSKKPKYSIVIPPPNVTGSLHMGHALNNTLQDILARFHRLKGFEVLWLPGTDHAGIATQNVVEKMLAKEGLSRHDLGREKFIERVWQWREESGGQIINQLKRLGASCDWDRERFTMDEGLSKAVRKVFVQLYQEGLIYRSNYIVNWCPRCHTALSDLEVEHEEKDSFLYHILYPVKGSEEKICIATTRPETMLGDTAVAVHPDDERYKHLVGKTVILPILNREIPIIADEYVQMDFGTGALKVTPAHDPNDFELGKKHNLKEINVLTDSGKINENGGKFNGFDRFEARKKIVEELTKLGLFEKQEPLKHSVGSCYRCKSVVEPRISMQWFVKIKPLAEKAIEAVKEKRIKILPENWEKTYFEWMYNIRDWCISRQIWWGHRIPAWYCNDCEHITVSFEDATKCEKCHSRSLTQETDVLDTWFSSALWPFSTMGWPEKTKTLEKFYPTSCLVTGFDILFFWVARMIMMGLKFMDDIPFEDVYIHALVRDQFGQKMSKSKGNVIDPLIIIDKYGADAFRFTLAAFAAQGRDIKLSEDRIEGYYTFINKIWNASRFILINSEEKEYKDISDYNLEDEDKWILQELRNTSENVEKFIKSYDFNEAAGSVYHFFWNKFCDWYIEFIKDRIFNDNNKEAAVAVARYVLEKSLIILHPFMPFITEYIYNFVGKKESIMLEVYPEVNFVFENEYYNIEKVIELISKVRNIRGEYNVPPSKELDLSVKVVESNLKKLFDDNKNLIKRIARVTDIQFIENDMDNAAMNVAKDYTVFIPLGGLVDISAEIKRLEKEKAALEKDYKIYGGKLQNENYLKKAPAEVVEKDKQKFEEIVVKLKEIENSIKRLEKLC
- the tsaE gene encoding tRNA (adenosine(37)-N6)-threonylcarbamoyltransferase complex ATPase subunit type 1 TsaE, with product MNYCKKSLSLEDTKEIAKWVYNLLVSEKRGTIFLNGEMGAGKTTFTKYLAEYFGCADGSSSPTFTILNTYESKKGKRLLHFDLYRIESIEELEQTGFFEYIEDDAIAVIEWADKLDLREYFDDIVEIKIEKDKNARIFNVIY